A region from the Alnus glutinosa chromosome 5, dhAlnGlut1.1, whole genome shotgun sequence genome encodes:
- the LOC133868857 gene encoding FRIGIDA-like protein 4b codes for MTSCTLLWRELSDHFLSLEQNILKKSEALRNKIQTLDHQTKASLNDLEKREVTIQGSVEIVLEKVEAKMEAALTALRRASQEDENGKVNNGKGLLLSLKSFFLKMDALGFWRFITGKKKELDALRAQMPLALAECVDPPRFVQQSILEVFSMDKRVEKSDRVNDLGWACVLVLESLILVVVDPMIGKSRLLVMPSVKDCAKEIAEKWKASLEECRGIENIKTGLQAC; via the coding sequence ATGACGAGCTGCACACTCCTCTGGAGGGAGCTCTCGGACCACTTCTTGTCCTTGGAGCAAAACATCCTGAAGAAGTCTGAGGCCCTCAGGAACAAAATCCAAACCCTAGACCACCAGACCAAGGCCTCCCTCAACGATCTCGAGAAGCGTGAGGTTACCATCCAAGGCAGCGTTGAGATCGTACTGGAGAAAGTGGAGGCGAAAATGGAGGCTGCACTCACGGCTCTTCGGAGGGCATCCCAAGAGGATGAGAACGGAAAGGTCAACAACGGCAAGGGCTTACTGCTGAGTCTAAAGTCGTTTTTCTTGAAAATGGACGCTCTTGGGTTTTGGAGGTTCATCACTgggaagaagaaagagttgGACGCGTTGAGGGCTCAGATGCCTCTAGCTCTGGCTGAGTGCGTGGATCCACCAAGGTTCGTGCAGCAATCGATATTGGAGGTGTTTTCGATGGACAAGAGGGTGGAGAAGAGCGATAGAGTGAATGATTTGGGCTGGGCCTGCGTTCTAGTGCTGGAGTCGTTAATACTGGTGGTGGTGGACCCGATGATCGGGAAGTCAAGGTTGCTGGTGATGCCGAGCGTGAAGGATTGCGCCAAGGAAATAGCCGAGAAGTGGAAGGCAAGCCTAGAGGAGTGCCGTGGGATCGAGAACATAAAGACAGGCCTTCAAGCTTGTTAA
- the LOC133868858 gene encoding 22.0 kDa class IV heat shock protein-like encodes MREQAQQVVPALFLLLFLNVGFSNGSLLPLVDRAESMLADFWANPFRVLENIPFWLHRGDKFDWKETPKGHVIMLYVPGLKEEELKIEVENQVLRISGERKRRRKGIIGTGWRYRIASLHA; translated from the coding sequence atgagagaacAAGCACAACAAGTTGTCCCCGCTTTGTTTCTCCTACTCTTTCTTAATGTTGGGTTCTCAAATGGGTCTTTGCTGCCACTCGTAGATCGTGCAGAGAGTATGTTGGCTGATTTCTGGGCAAACCCGTTCCGAGTGTTGGAAAATATCCCATTTTGGCTCCACAGGGGCGACAAGTTTGATTGGAAGGAGACACCAAAAGGTCACGTTATCATGTTGTACGTGCCAGGGTTGAAGGAGGAGGAGCTAAAGATCGAAGTGGAGAACCAAGTGCTGAGAATAAGCggagagaggaagaggagaagaaagggGATCATTGGCACCGGGTGGAGATATCGCATAGCAAGTTTACATGCATGA